The following are encoded in a window of Brevibacillus ruminantium genomic DNA:
- a CDS encoding STAS domain-containing protein produces the protein MDFRAIENNDQATLYFTGELDMAVGDKVGDLLREYGERNGSVVVDFHGVTFVDSSGIGQLFFTTKELISLGKQVEIINVREEILDILHVLGFAEALGISLKQA, from the coding sequence ATGGACTTCCGGGCAATAGAAAACAACGACCAGGCCACTCTGTATTTTACCGGTGAATTGGATATGGCTGTCGGGGATAAAGTCGGAGATCTGCTGAGAGAATACGGAGAACGGAACGGTTCTGTCGTCGTTGATTTTCACGGTGTGACTTTCGTGGATTCTTCCGGGATCGGCCAACTCTTTTTCACGACAAAAGAATTGATTTCCCTGGGAAAACAAGTTGAGATTATCAATGTACGGGAAGAAATCCTGGATATTCTGCACGTGTTGGGTTTTGCGGAAGCACTTGGCATCTCGTTGAAACAAGCATAA
- the murC gene encoding UDP-N-acetylmuramate--L-alanine ligase: MDQAQHVHFVGIGGYGMSAIARVLIDLGYKVTGSDVAMNDLARKLEQRGAIVHIGHDASHVRGCDKLVYSTSISPDNPEVIAAMELGIPVMHRSKMLASILNERTGVAVAGAHGKTTTTSMIAHVLEVCGVDPTFIIGGELMSAGTNAKAGKSDFVIAEADESDGSFLEYQPVYEVVTNIEPDHLEHFDGNFANLKRAYAKFLSHLKPGGKAILSLDDEHIRELMEGVSEGVVTYAIQPAYIDNADFCARDIVCGDRQTRCQVYHQDVRLGELTLYVPGTHNISNALAAIVVCLEAGLSFNQIAAAFLTFSGAKRRFQIIGEARDILVVDDYAHHPTEIMATLNGARASGRRVIAVFQPQRYTRTFFLMDEFSRAFGEADEVIITDIYSPAGEARIEGVTAEVLVEKIRTNSHPRAQYIPTKELVQDHLVQSLKPGDLVLTMGAGDIWKSARWLADQLEK, from the coding sequence GTGGATCAGGCCCAACACGTCCACTTTGTGGGTATAGGCGGTTATGGTATGAGTGCCATTGCCCGCGTCTTGATCGACCTTGGATACAAGGTAACCGGCTCCGATGTCGCCATGAACGACCTTGCGAGAAAACTGGAACAGCGAGGAGCCATCGTGCATATAGGGCATGACGCATCACATGTCAGAGGGTGCGATAAATTAGTGTATTCCACGAGTATTTCACCGGATAATCCCGAAGTGATAGCAGCAATGGAATTAGGGATTCCGGTGATGCATCGCTCCAAGATGTTGGCCAGTATTTTAAATGAGCGGACAGGGGTAGCTGTTGCGGGCGCCCATGGGAAAACTACGACAACGTCTATGATTGCACATGTGCTGGAAGTCTGCGGTGTTGATCCCACGTTTATTATCGGCGGTGAGCTGATGAGTGCAGGGACCAATGCAAAAGCGGGAAAAAGTGACTTTGTCATCGCGGAAGCAGACGAAAGCGACGGCTCGTTTCTGGAATACCAGCCCGTCTATGAAGTGGTAACCAATATCGAGCCCGATCATCTGGAGCATTTTGACGGGAATTTTGCCAACCTGAAGCGAGCGTATGCCAAATTCCTCAGTCATTTGAAGCCGGGGGGGAAAGCGATTCTCTCTCTGGATGATGAACATATTCGTGAATTGATGGAAGGCGTTTCGGAGGGCGTAGTAACCTATGCGATTCAACCCGCGTACATCGACAACGCTGATTTCTGCGCCAGGGATATCGTTTGCGGTGACCGGCAGACCCGATGCCAGGTCTATCATCAAGATGTACGGTTGGGGGAACTGACCCTCTATGTGCCGGGGACTCATAATATTTCCAACGCTCTGGCTGCGATTGTCGTTTGCCTGGAGGCTGGCCTCAGCTTTAATCAGATTGCTGCCGCCTTTCTCACATTTAGCGGAGCAAAACGCCGTTTCCAGATAATTGGCGAAGCGCGCGACATATTGGTAGTCGATGACTACGCGCACCACCCAACGGAAATCATGGCGACCCTGAACGGAGCGAGAGCATCAGGACGTCGCGTTATCGCGGTTTTCCAGCCCCAACGCTACACACGTACCTTCTTCCTCATGGACGAGTTTAGCAGAGCCTTCGGGGAAGCAGACGAGGTCATTATTACAGATATCTATTCGCCAGCAGGCGAAGCGCGGATTGAAGGTGTGACAGCAGAAGTTCTGGTGGAGAAAATCCGTACGAACAGTCATCCCCGCGCGCAGTATATCCCCACAAAGGAACTGGTGCAGGATCATCTTGTCCAGTCTCTGAAGCCGGGGGATCTCGTGCTGACAATGGGTGCAGGAGATATTTGGAAATCAGCGCGCTGGTTAGCAGATCAACTGGAGAAATAA
- a CDS encoding protein kinase family protein, with protein sequence MKRFDDIYPVFQEYDMFAQTVEVIKAPNLYKAITPYGSFACKKTKVPPQRLQLVSGVMRHLERKGWEGAIPFIYTKYDEPYVYRDQSTYYLTPWHQTASRREQQKPMAWAQPVVERLAELHHLTQNFRFDDPRQVEPLIDTMLNRWQTSLSYVDKAAETAAQRLYPSPFDVVFLANHAFVKETAESAIKLLRDWRERHRTHAHFRLSLIHGAPQPAHVLTDRNGKARLINFDRAVFDTPTRDLTQFYRTYFHLAGDEAGASQLYRRYVEIFPLRSEETNLLIAFLSYPERIVRDVGLYYGEKKEWSELYAVKRLEKDMDRLLRLNRWIQRAF encoded by the coding sequence ATGAAACGCTTTGACGATATCTATCCGGTGTTTCAGGAATATGACATGTTTGCCCAGACAGTTGAGGTCATTAAAGCCCCCAATCTTTACAAAGCGATTACCCCCTACGGATCATTTGCCTGCAAAAAGACAAAAGTACCTCCTCAACGCTTGCAATTAGTCAGCGGGGTGATGCGTCACCTGGAACGAAAAGGCTGGGAGGGGGCTATTCCTTTTATTTACACCAAATACGATGAACCCTATGTATATCGCGATCAATCCACTTACTATCTGACTCCCTGGCATCAGACAGCAAGTCGAAGAGAACAACAAAAACCGATGGCGTGGGCGCAACCCGTTGTTGAGCGTTTGGCGGAGCTGCATCACTTGACACAGAATTTTCGTTTTGACGATCCGCGACAGGTTGAGCCCTTGATCGACACCATGCTAAACAGATGGCAAACGTCTCTTTCGTATGTGGATAAAGCGGCGGAGACGGCAGCCCAGCGACTCTATCCTTCCCCGTTTGATGTCGTCTTTCTGGCCAATCATGCTTTTGTCAAAGAAACGGCGGAGTCTGCGATCAAGCTCTTGCGTGATTGGCGTGAGCGGCATCGGACACACGCCCACTTTCGCCTTTCGCTGATTCATGGGGCACCCCAGCCCGCACATGTTCTGACGGACCGGAATGGCAAAGCCCGCTTGATCAATTTTGACCGTGCCGTCTTTGATACGCCTACTCGCGATTTGACCCAGTTTTACCGCACCTATTTTCACTTGGCCGGTGATGAAGCCGGGGCTAGTCAACTGTATCGGCGTTATGTGGAAATATTCCCGTTACGCTCAGAGGAGACCAACTTGCTCATCGCCTTTTTAAGCTACCCTGAGCGAATCGTGCGGGATGTGGGGCTGTATTACGGGGAAAAGAAAGAGTGGAGTGAATTGTACGCAGTCAAACGGCTGGAGAAAGATATGGATCGGCTGCTTCGCTTGAACCGCTGGATACAGCGCGCCTTTTAG
- a CDS encoding SpoIIE family protein phosphatase, with protein MVWYTVLHACGIGAGVYILLLSRQLVSIKRWYDISFLQGAGLIAWSFAHLMGNQPESLMRIVSSPFDILFYLFFLMSLHVFPLAPHIYYDQWKSILDSLTFLAIYAATAHTIVLSPEHRVLMLTFLHVLTGMLLLVPWTTVFLATRQIAGKQMENKTEMLVSTLLIILLATLEPFLPPAFLAIAGIPALIVLIRAHLRFPRLRTKGEVMNEHSYLHEQLQFSILDSNAMQVLLLLEVVAMLTWTDSLVYLSGIGIATAITVLRLYLTKQRNQSLIRQTLGTAGSLEKKFSEQMEQIQKKNYQLSHMLGVKQTYEKLLLASNEQSLREVSYENLQQVIEELIDVWFANMDNLVYLSLSLESRDGVVYYEVVRGDEEHSYAKRVISERIVIDEQQDSPLVPRYVVLMAKSTTEDGEELLLEQSFFQLLTVNVRGLILRCLQENQLIELRLMEQEMELAQRIQRMLTPSARLELPKLQAEAIFLPYTYIGGDYVDYLTLNDRYTCFVVADVSGHGLPASLMTTGIRSALRAVIQTCWEPDVILHRLNALLYEDLIKTRSFITMLVAVYDAREHCLMLSRAGHPQPMYLTEAGASLLPCCGGVGLGLLPDSQYERETVSLVENGMLIAYTDGLLDMDRKDSNRYLQTWLDYYSQLIDSGLMSNEHDSIAIVENFIWTKTREVMQSDDISLLILRFQTGTEQEAVIDDVV; from the coding sequence ATGGTCTGGTACACAGTTCTTCACGCATGTGGGATTGGCGCGGGTGTATATATCTTGCTGCTCTCCCGTCAATTGGTATCCATCAAACGATGGTACGATATATCCTTTTTACAAGGCGCTGGATTGATTGCCTGGAGTTTTGCCCATTTGATGGGAAATCAACCGGAGTCGCTGATGCGGATTGTCAGTTCGCCATTTGATATTTTGTTTTACCTCTTTTTTCTGATGTCCTTGCATGTATTTCCACTGGCTCCACATATCTACTATGATCAGTGGAAAAGCATCCTGGACTCTTTGACGTTCCTGGCGATCTATGCAGCCACAGCTCACACGATCGTGTTGTCTCCTGAGCATAGGGTACTGATGCTTACTTTCCTTCATGTATTAACGGGAATGCTGCTGCTAGTCCCGTGGACAACCGTTTTTCTGGCCACCAGGCAGATTGCCGGAAAACAGATGGAAAATAAGACTGAGATGCTGGTATCTACGCTGCTGATCATTTTACTCGCGACGCTGGAGCCTTTTTTGCCGCCAGCTTTCCTTGCGATTGCGGGAATACCGGCGCTCATCGTGCTGATTCGCGCCCATCTCCGTTTCCCGCGCCTGCGGACAAAAGGGGAGGTCATGAACGAGCACAGCTATTTGCATGAACAGCTCCAATTCAGTATCCTGGATTCCAACGCCATGCAGGTGCTGCTCTTATTGGAAGTAGTAGCCATGTTGACCTGGACCGATTCCTTGGTCTATCTCAGTGGTATCGGAATTGCAACTGCGATTACGGTACTGAGACTGTATCTGACCAAACAAAGGAACCAGTCTCTGATACGACAGACCCTTGGAACAGCAGGCAGTCTGGAGAAAAAATTTTCGGAACAAATGGAACAGATTCAAAAAAAGAACTATCAACTCTCGCACATGCTGGGAGTGAAGCAAACCTATGAAAAGCTGTTGTTGGCAAGCAATGAACAGAGTTTGCGAGAAGTCAGTTACGAAAATTTGCAGCAAGTCATTGAAGAATTGATAGATGTCTGGTTTGCCAACATGGACAACCTGGTCTATTTGAGTCTCTCGCTGGAATCTAGGGATGGTGTCGTATACTACGAGGTGGTTCGGGGGGATGAGGAGCATTCCTATGCCAAGCGTGTTATTTCAGAGAGAATCGTAATAGATGAGCAGCAGGATTCACCGTTGGTCCCTCGCTATGTTGTGTTGATGGCCAAAAGCACAACAGAGGATGGGGAAGAATTGTTGCTGGAGCAATCCTTTTTTCAGTTGCTGACGGTCAATGTCCGGGGCTTGATCCTTCGCTGTTTACAGGAAAATCAACTGATTGAGCTGCGATTGATGGAACAGGAAATGGAGTTGGCACAGCGTATCCAGCGAATGCTGACGCCCAGTGCCAGACTTGAACTTCCGAAGCTTCAGGCGGAAGCCATTTTCCTGCCGTACACCTATATTGGGGGCGATTATGTCGATTATTTGACGCTGAATGATCGCTACACCTGTTTTGTCGTCGCCGATGTTTCTGGGCATGGTCTGCCAGCCAGTCTGATGACCACAGGCATTCGCAGTGCGCTGCGAGCCGTAATCCAGACCTGCTGGGAGCCGGATGTCATTTTGCACAGATTGAATGCGCTGCTCTATGAAGATCTGATTAAAACGAGATCCTTCATCACGATGCTCGTTGCCGTGTACGATGCCAGAGAGCATTGCTTGATGCTCAGCCGTGCCGGACATCCACAGCCCATGTATCTCACAGAGGCAGGTGCAAGTCTGTTGCCGTGCTGCGGGGGGGTGGGACTCGGACTGCTTCCGGACAGCCAGTACGAGAGAGAGACCGTTTCGTTAGTTGAAAACGGGATGTTGATTGCCTATACAGACGGTCTACTGGATATGGACAGGAAAGATTCGAATCGATACCTGCAGACATGGCTGGATTATTATTCACAGTTGATCGACTCAGGTCTCATGTCAAATGAGCATGACAGTATTGCCATCGTAGAAAACTTTATCTGGACGAAAACCAGAGAAGTCATGCAGTCCGATGATATTTCCCTGTTAATCCTGAGGTTTCAAACAGGTACGGAACAGGAGGCTGTAATCGATGATGTTGTGTGA
- a CDS encoding ATP-binding protein — MMLCEECPQNPACQNCVHALRAGVVEKVIPARKVRVKLSSGQTVVAEMRAISRTAVGLYCADHTLADSVEVELASDFRILGSAFQGIRDVHYYVVDITKVFRRDEVLQRLLMEEFLQWHHSGENLPNEWLTELKDVEDERHRLIREELQKLSILRQVQSIYLYVMENGVIRPIGAKRTEEPLEGDLERVAWEAVKKGASVREQLISGDGSKMYELYASPLPDQTCGLALIDVTEAIAEERARQRKEWELYKQVLMAVTQDKLVLLTDAEMVELATSGQKVATLKIRSAGELSGLRSVCKQFLSDLGIVERRSLQFLVAVNEAATNTIKHGAGGTVTIHISPEEKVLRVIVHDQGQGILLEELPRATLRHGYSSKHSLGAGFHVMLQFSDRLCIGTSTTGNKFVLETAII, encoded by the coding sequence ATGATGTTGTGTGAGGAGTGTCCACAAAATCCTGCTTGCCAAAACTGCGTACATGCATTGCGGGCAGGAGTTGTCGAAAAAGTGATCCCGGCGCGAAAAGTACGTGTAAAGCTGTCTTCGGGTCAGACAGTTGTGGCAGAAATGAGAGCGATCAGTCGAACTGCGGTTGGTCTTTACTGCGCAGACCACACACTCGCTGACTCGGTTGAGGTCGAGCTGGCCAGCGATTTTCGCATCCTCGGCAGTGCTTTTCAAGGGATCCGGGATGTGCATTATTACGTTGTGGATATCACGAAAGTATTCCGCAGGGATGAGGTGCTGCAGCGATTGCTCATGGAGGAATTCCTCCAATGGCATCACAGCGGCGAGAATCTTCCCAACGAATGGCTGACTGAACTTAAAGACGTAGAAGACGAACGCCACCGCTTGATACGGGAGGAACTGCAGAAGCTTTCCATTCTAAGGCAGGTTCAATCCATTTATCTATATGTGATGGAAAATGGTGTGATCCGACCGATTGGCGCAAAGCGAACAGAGGAACCGCTGGAAGGTGATCTTGAGCGTGTAGCCTGGGAAGCAGTGAAAAAGGGCGCTTCCGTTCGCGAGCAGTTGATCTCAGGGGATGGAAGCAAGATGTACGAGCTGTACGCCTCCCCCTTGCCAGATCAGACCTGTGGACTCGCCTTGATTGACGTAACAGAAGCGATCGCTGAGGAGCGAGCACGGCAGCGTAAGGAATGGGAGCTTTACAAGCAGGTGCTGATGGCCGTTACACAAGACAAGCTCGTCTTGCTGACAGATGCAGAAATGGTGGAACTGGCCACGAGCGGGCAAAAAGTGGCGACGTTGAAAATCCGCTCAGCAGGTGAACTTTCCGGGCTGCGGTCCGTGTGCAAGCAATTCTTGTCTGATCTCGGGATCGTTGAAAGGCGAAGTCTGCAATTCCTCGTAGCCGTCAACGAAGCAGCTACCAACACCATCAAGCATGGAGCAGGGGGAACGGTTACGATTCATATCTCCCCGGAGGAAAAGGTGCTGCGCGTCATCGTACATGATCAAGGGCAGGGCATCCTTTTGGAAGAGCTTCCGCGGGCAACACTTAGACATGGTTATTCGAGCAAGCATTCTCTGGGGGCGGGATTTCATGTCATGCTGCAGTTCTCTGACCGCTTGTGCATCGGTACCTCGACTACGGGTAACAAGTTCGTACTGGAAACCGCTATTATATAA
- a CDS encoding bifunctional folylpolyglutamate synthase/dihydrofolate synthase — MKTEGMGAYKEALDWLHGLLRFGQRPGLERIKWMLQQVGHPERRLAFVHVAGTNGKGSTCSYISQMLLEAGYSVGTFTSPYLIDFRERIRYNGAMIPEDHLVDLVREAKQLVERCESETAYGSPTEFEVITLIAILYFANVTRPAVVVWETGLGGRLDSTNVVIPIATVITNIGMDHMDVLGGSLAEIAREKAGIIKPGVPVITGEKREEVLAVLQEAADRSRSTVYRIGSQFEVEQLQEHVGEQVIRYRSLFRRGETDYRLSLNGPHQAENAALALMTIDVLREFFSYLLEEKEIARGLQQTRWPGRLEVVSERPMVLLDGAHNQEGIEALVASLNSLASPGTRLHVLFSGLADKPLSSMAQALRGLQTKVETVRLTSFDFPRAAETSHLYDAFLTGGWDEEQMELVSDWRQFIASWVEDNRTANGDDWLVVCGSLYFIAQVRTFFPTTVEEAGE; from the coding sequence ATGAAAACTGAAGGTATGGGTGCGTACAAAGAAGCATTAGACTGGCTCCACGGATTGCTTCGGTTCGGACAAAGACCAGGACTGGAGCGGATAAAGTGGATGCTGCAGCAGGTAGGCCATCCTGAGCGCCGACTGGCTTTTGTTCACGTTGCTGGCACGAACGGGAAAGGGTCAACCTGTTCCTATATCAGTCAGATGCTGTTAGAGGCGGGGTACAGCGTGGGTACGTTTACTTCTCCTTATCTGATCGATTTCCGGGAAAGAATCCGCTACAACGGAGCGATGATACCAGAAGATCACCTGGTAGATTTGGTCAGGGAGGCAAAGCAGTTGGTTGAGCGCTGTGAGTCAGAAACGGCTTACGGCTCTCCAACTGAATTTGAAGTGATCACGTTGATCGCTATCCTGTATTTTGCCAATGTCACGAGACCGGCAGTTGTGGTCTGGGAAACGGGATTGGGAGGACGGCTTGACTCGACCAACGTCGTTATCCCGATTGCCACGGTCATCACGAACATAGGAATGGATCACATGGACGTGTTGGGAGGAAGTTTGGCAGAGATTGCCCGGGAAAAGGCGGGGATCATCAAACCGGGTGTTCCTGTGATTACCGGTGAAAAACGGGAAGAGGTACTTGCCGTCCTTCAGGAGGCGGCTGACCGGTCGCGCAGTACTGTGTACCGCATAGGTTCACAATTTGAAGTGGAGCAGCTTCAGGAGCATGTGGGAGAGCAGGTCATTCGCTACCGCAGCCTGTTCAGGCGTGGGGAAACAGATTACCGTCTTTCCCTGAACGGCCCGCATCAGGCAGAAAATGCAGCTCTTGCTCTAATGACTATCGACGTACTGCGAGAGTTCTTCTCTTATCTCCTGGAGGAAAAAGAAATTGCGAGAGGCTTGCAACAAACTCGCTGGCCGGGACGTCTAGAGGTAGTCTCAGAGCGGCCAATGGTCTTGCTGGATGGGGCACATAATCAGGAAGGAATTGAAGCGCTGGTTGCCAGCTTGAACAGCTTGGCATCGCCCGGCACACGCCTACATGTGCTGTTTTCCGGGCTGGCTGACAAACCGCTGTCGAGCATGGCACAAGCGCTGAGAGGATTGCAGACAAAAGTAGAAACCGTTCGACTGACATCGTTTGACTTCCCTCGCGCAGCGGAAACCAGTCATCTGTATGACGCATTCTTGACGGGTGGCTGGGACGAGGAGCAAATGGAACTTGTCTCCGACTGGCGGCAGTTTATTGCTTCTTGGGTGGAGGACAACCGAACAGCAAACGGCGACGACTGGTTGGTTGTCTGCGGTTCGCTCTATTTCATCGCCCAAGTGCGTACATTCTTTCCCACTACTGTAGAAGAGGCAGGTGAATAG
- a CDS encoding valine--tRNA ligase: MSNQQATNDIDQLLPKNYDPKAAESKWYKYWMDRQFFKAERDPEKRPFTIVIPPPNVTGKLHLGHALDTTLQDIITRTKRMQGYSTLFLPGMDHAGIATQARVEATLREEGISRHELGREKFLEKVWEWKHIYAEHIREQWEKLGLALDYSRERFTMDEGLSRAVREVFVRLYEKGLIYRGNRIINWDPAARTALSDIEVIYKEVKGALHHMRYPLSDGTGYIEVATTRPETMLGDTAVAVHPEDERYKHLVGKTVILPIVGREIPIVADDYVDPEFGSGAVKITPAHDPNDFELGQRHNLPQIVVMDESGTMNENAAGYKGLDRFACRKQIIGDLTEQGVMFKIEEHIHQVGHSERSDAVVEPYLSTQWFVKMQPLADAALANAYSEESVKFVPERFKTNYLRWIENIRDWCISRQLWWGHRIPAWYCQDCGETIVSREDVGECPHCHSHKLEQDTDVLDTWFSSGLWPFSTLGWPEETEDMKYFYPTNVLVTGYDIIFFWVARMIFSGLEFTGKNPFETVLIHGIIRDSEGRKMSKSLGNGVDPMEVIEKYGADALRFTLATGNSPGNDQRFYWEKVESNRNFANKIWNASRFALMNMANFRYEDIDLSGNLSTPDKWILSRLQNTIKDVTRLMDLFEFGEAGRVLYNFIWDDLCDWYIEMAKIPLYGADDAAKKTTQSVLVTVLDQTLRLLHPFMPFMTEEIWHALPHEGESITIAKWPTANEQWIFPDAEAEMDLLVEVIRNVRNIRAEVNVPMSKKIELLIKPGDEATLARLKRGEEYLIRFCNPERLEISEQLQTPDKAMSAVVSGAELFLPLAGLIDLEQEVKRLEKELATLHSEVERIEKKLNNPGFMAKAPEKVVAEERAKMAGYMEKRDKVKARLSELKGE; the protein is encoded by the coding sequence ATGTCAAACCAACAAGCAACCAATGACATTGACCAACTGCTGCCGAAGAACTACGATCCCAAAGCAGCCGAATCCAAGTGGTATAAGTACTGGATGGATCGCCAGTTTTTCAAGGCGGAGAGAGACCCGGAAAAACGTCCGTTCACGATTGTGATTCCGCCCCCGAATGTAACGGGCAAGCTGCATCTGGGTCATGCACTGGACACAACGCTGCAGGATATCATCACCCGGACGAAGCGGATGCAGGGCTACAGTACATTGTTTTTACCGGGAATGGACCATGCAGGAATCGCAACACAGGCCCGTGTAGAGGCAACACTGCGTGAAGAAGGCATCTCCCGTCACGAGCTGGGGCGTGAAAAGTTTCTGGAAAAGGTATGGGAATGGAAGCATATCTATGCCGAGCATATCCGGGAGCAATGGGAAAAACTTGGTCTGGCTCTGGACTATTCCCGCGAGCGTTTTACGATGGATGAGGGACTTTCCCGCGCTGTGCGTGAAGTGTTTGTCCGTCTCTATGAAAAAGGGCTGATCTACCGCGGAAACCGGATCATCAACTGGGACCCTGCTGCTCGCACAGCTCTCTCGGATATTGAAGTCATTTACAAAGAAGTAAAAGGTGCCCTGCACCATATGCGCTACCCGCTGTCTGACGGAACCGGCTATATCGAAGTAGCAACCACTCGTCCGGAAACCATGCTGGGTGACACGGCCGTAGCTGTTCATCCGGAGGACGAGCGCTACAAGCACCTCGTCGGCAAGACCGTTATCCTGCCCATCGTCGGACGCGAGATTCCGATCGTCGCAGATGATTATGTCGATCCGGAGTTTGGTTCGGGTGCAGTAAAAATCACACCGGCGCACGATCCCAACGACTTTGAGCTGGGGCAAAGACATAACCTCCCGCAAATTGTCGTGATGGACGAATCCGGAACCATGAACGAAAATGCAGCCGGATACAAAGGGCTCGACCGCTTTGCATGCCGCAAGCAGATTATTGGGGATCTGACAGAGCAAGGTGTCATGTTCAAAATCGAAGAGCATATTCACCAGGTTGGCCACAGTGAGCGCAGTGATGCGGTCGTAGAGCCGTATCTGTCGACACAATGGTTTGTAAAAATGCAGCCGCTGGCCGATGCAGCGCTAGCCAACGCATACAGCGAAGAGAGTGTCAAATTTGTTCCGGAGCGTTTTAAAACCAACTACCTGCGCTGGATCGAAAACATTCGCGATTGGTGTATCTCTCGTCAGCTTTGGTGGGGACATCGGATTCCGGCCTGGTATTGCCAGGACTGCGGGGAAACCATCGTCTCCCGCGAGGACGTAGGCGAGTGCCCGCATTGTCATAGCCACAAGCTGGAGCAGGATACCGATGTGCTGGATACGTGGTTCTCATCCGGTCTCTGGCCGTTTTCAACCCTGGGCTGGCCGGAAGAGACAGAGGACATGAAGTATTTCTATCCGACCAATGTACTCGTGACCGGATATGACATTATCTTCTTCTGGGTAGCGCGGATGATTTTCAGCGGACTGGAGTTTACCGGAAAAAATCCGTTTGAAACCGTACTGATCCACGGAATTATTCGGGATTCCGAGGGACGGAAAATGTCCAAATCACTGGGCAACGGCGTAGACCCGATGGAGGTCATTGAAAAATACGGAGCGGACGCACTGCGCTTTACGCTCGCTACGGGCAATTCACCGGGGAATGACCAGCGTTTCTACTGGGAAAAGGTTGAGTCCAACCGCAACTTTGCCAATAAAATCTGGAATGCTTCCCGTTTTGCGTTGATGAACATGGCGAATTTCCGTTATGAAGACATTGATCTGAGCGGCAATCTTTCCACACCTGACAAATGGATTCTCTCCCGCCTCCAGAACACGATCAAAGATGTGACCCGTTTGATGGATCTGTTTGAATTTGGCGAAGCGGGACGTGTGCTCTACAACTTCATTTGGGATGATCTGTGCGACTGGTACATTGAGATGGCGAAGATCCCATTGTATGGTGCCGACGATGCTGCGAAGAAGACAACCCAATCGGTTCTGGTAACCGTTCTGGATCAAACGCTCCGTCTCTTGCATCCGTTTATGCCGTTCATGACCGAAGAAATCTGGCATGCGCTTCCGCATGAAGGGGAGAGCATTACGATTGCAAAGTGGCCAACGGCGAATGAACAGTGGATCTTCCCTGATGCCGAAGCAGAAATGGATCTGCTCGTCGAGGTGATCCGCAATGTGCGCAATATCCGTGCGGAAGTGAACGTGCCGATGTCCAAGAAAATTGAGCTGTTGATCAAGCCGGGCGACGAGGCTACACTGGCGCGTCTGAAGCGCGGCGAAGAGTACCTGATTCGTTTCTGCAACCCGGAGAGATTGGAGATCAGTGAACAGCTGCAAACACCGGATAAGGCCATGTCAGCAGTCGTTTCGGGAGCTGAGCTGTTCTTGCCGCTGGCGGGTCTGATCGATTTGGAGCAAGAAGTGAAGCGTCTTGAAAAAGAGCTGGCAACTCTTCACAGTGAAGTGGAACGAATCGAGAAGAAGCTGAACAATCCGGGCTTCATGGCTAAGGCTCCGGAAAAAGTAGTTGCAGAGGAACGCGCCAAAATGGCTGGATACATGGAAAAACGGGATAAAGTTAAGGCTCGTTTATCAGAGTTAAAAGGCGAATGA